The Serratia rhizosphaerae genome has a segment encoding these proteins:
- a CDS encoding PTS transporter subunit EIIB, with the protein MTLCNLADVLLTAFGGAQNVDRLRYCASRIRVSLKEDGRLNRDGIAGLEGIKALLEVPDTQGGVEYQLVVGPGNARPLYQALSESAGRDY; encoded by the coding sequence ATGACGCTTTGCAATCTGGCCGACGTACTGCTGACGGCCTTCGGCGGTGCGCAGAATGTGGATCGCCTGCGCTACTGCGCCAGCCGTATCCGCGTTTCGCTCAAAGAAGATGGCAGGCTGAACCGGGACGGCATCGCCGGGCTGGAGGGCATCAAGGCCCTGCTGGAAGTGCCGGACACACAGGGCGGCGTTGAGTACCAACTGGTAGTCGGCCCCGGCAACGCCAGGCCGTTGTATCAGGCGCTGAGCGAATCCGCCGGCCGCGACTACTGA
- a CDS encoding carbohydrate ABC transporter permease gives MKLTRQQQQFGHRAMIYAGAALASVICLFPFYYALITSLRGGQDLFRVAYLPDAWHWGNYVTALMENGIARSLLNSILVAGVTVGLCLLVSITAAFALARISFRGRKYLLFTILCVSMFPQVAVLSGMFELVRFLGLYDSLGALVLSYATFSLPFTVWVLTTFMKSIPLELEEAAIVDGAGTWTIISRIFAPIMGPSLVTTGLLAFIGAWNEFMFALTFVISSGKRTVPVAIGMLQGASQFELPWGAIMAASVIVTLPIVVLVLIFQRRIVSGLTNGAVKG, from the coding sequence ATGAAACTGACGCGGCAACAACAGCAGTTCGGCCATCGCGCGATGATCTACGCCGGTGCGGCGCTGGCCAGCGTGATCTGCCTGTTTCCTTTCTACTATGCGCTGATTACCTCGCTGCGCGGCGGGCAGGATCTGTTCCGCGTCGCCTATCTGCCGGACGCCTGGCACTGGGGCAACTATGTCACCGCGCTGATGGAGAACGGCATCGCCCGCAGCCTGTTGAATTCGATACTGGTGGCCGGCGTCACGGTGGGGCTGTGCCTGCTGGTGTCGATCACCGCGGCGTTCGCGCTGGCGCGTATCTCGTTCCGCGGGCGCAAGTATCTGCTGTTCACCATTTTATGCGTGTCGATGTTCCCGCAGGTGGCGGTGCTGTCAGGCATGTTTGAGCTGGTGCGTTTTCTCGGACTGTATGACTCGCTGGGGGCGCTGGTACTGTCCTACGCCACCTTTTCGCTGCCGTTCACCGTCTGGGTGCTGACCACCTTTATGAAATCCATCCCGCTGGAGCTGGAGGAGGCGGCGATCGTCGACGGCGCCGGCACCTGGACCATTATCAGCCGCATTTTCGCGCCGATTATGGGGCCGTCGCTGGTGACCACCGGGCTGCTGGCGTTTATCGGCGCCTGGAATGAATTTATGTTCGCGCTGACGTTTGTCATCTCCAGCGGCAAACGCACCGTGCCGGTGGCTATCGGCATGCTGCAGGGCGCCTCGCAGTTTGAACTGCCGTGGGGGGCGATTATGGCCGCCTCGGTGATTGTCACGCTGCCGATCGTGGTGCTGGTGCTGATCTTCCAGCGTCGCATCGTCAGCGGCTTAACGAACGGTGCCGTAAAAGGCTGA
- a CDS encoding DUF2778 domain-containing protein — MALYGKFIVNDADYSPLTIYGIGTFMAFSGNGNYRNAPGCGAIPNNGPIPAGKYWIVDRPSGGYREPIKTWFSDVINRSFRNIPTGKREWFGLFRDDGTIDDYTWVRGIERGNFRLHPGTISLGCITLKRHSDFAAIRSALLRTKTINIRNTRLRTYGMINVISNGECKVSG, encoded by the coding sequence ATGGCACTATACGGAAAGTTTATAGTTAATGATGCGGATTATTCACCGTTGACAATTTATGGCATCGGTACGTTTATGGCGTTCTCCGGCAACGGGAATTATCGGAACGCGCCGGGGTGCGGAGCTATCCCCAACAACGGCCCAATCCCGGCGGGGAAATACTGGATTGTGGATCGCCCCTCTGGAGGATATAGAGAACCGATAAAGACGTGGTTTAGTGATGTGATAAACCGCAGCTTTCGCAACATTCCAACCGGTAAGAGAGAATGGTTCGGATTATTCAGGGACGATGGAACCATAGACGATTATACGTGGGTCAGAGGGATTGAACGCGGAAACTTTAGGCTACACCCCGGCACTATCTCCCTCGGTTGTATCACGCTAAAACGTCACTCAGACTTTGCCGCAATTCGTAGCGCTCTACTGAGAACTAAAACAATCAATATCAGAAATACGAGATTGCGCACGTATGGTATGATTAATGTGATTAGCAACGGAGAATGCAAGGTAAGCGGATGA
- a CDS encoding alpha-glucosidase, whose product MATKIVLVGAGSAQFGFGTLGDIFQSKTLYGSEIVLHDINPASLAVTEKTARDFLAAQDLPFSVSATTDRKSALQGAEFVIISIEVGDRFALWDQDWQIPQQYGIQQVYGENGGPGGLFHSLRIIPPILDICADVADICPDAWVFNYSNPMSRICTTVQRKFPELNFVGMCHEIASLERYLPEMLGTPFSNLQLRAAGLNHFSVLLEASYKDSGRDAYPDVRAKAPGYFERLPGYSDILAYTRQHGKLVETEGSTERDALGGKDSLYPWADRTLFKEVLEKFHHLPITGDSHFGEYIRWAYEVSDHRGILDFYTFYRNYLGHVEPRIELKLKERVVPIMEGMLTDAGYEEAAVNIPNRGFIKQLPAFIAVEVPAIVDKKGIHGIKVEMPAGIGGLLSNQIAVHDLTAEAVINGSRDLVIQALLVDSVNDKCRAIPELVDLMIARQSPWLDYLK is encoded by the coding sequence ATGGCGACAAAAATCGTATTGGTAGGTGCCGGCAGCGCACAGTTCGGCTTCGGCACGCTGGGGGATATCTTCCAGAGCAAGACGCTGTACGGCAGTGAGATTGTGCTACACGACATCAACCCCGCCTCGCTGGCGGTAACTGAAAAGACCGCGCGCGACTTCCTGGCGGCGCAGGATCTGCCGTTCAGCGTCAGCGCCACCACCGACCGCAAAAGCGCGCTGCAGGGCGCCGAGTTCGTGATTATCTCCATCGAAGTCGGCGACCGCTTCGCCCTGTGGGATCAGGACTGGCAGATCCCGCAGCAGTACGGCATCCAGCAGGTTTACGGTGAAAACGGCGGGCCGGGCGGGTTGTTCCATTCGCTGCGCATTATCCCGCCGATCCTCGATATCTGCGCCGACGTTGCCGACATCTGCCCGGATGCCTGGGTGTTTAACTACTCCAACCCCATGAGCCGCATCTGCACCACGGTGCAGCGTAAGTTCCCCGAACTGAATTTTGTCGGCATGTGCCACGAAATCGCCTCGCTGGAGCGCTATCTGCCGGAAATGCTCGGCACGCCGTTCAGCAACCTGCAGCTGCGCGCCGCCGGCCTGAACCACTTCAGCGTACTGCTGGAGGCCAGCTACAAAGACAGCGGCCGCGACGCCTATCCGGACGTGCGCGCCAAGGCGCCGGGCTATTTTGAGCGCCTGCCGGGCTACAGCGATATTCTGGCCTACACCCGCCAGCACGGCAAACTGGTGGAGACGGAAGGCAGCACCGAACGCGACGCGCTCGGCGGCAAGGACAGCCTCTACCCGTGGGCGGACCGCACGCTGTTCAAAGAGGTGCTGGAGAAGTTCCACCACCTGCCGATCACCGGCGACAGCCACTTCGGCGAGTATATCCGCTGGGCCTACGAGGTGAGCGACCATCGCGGCATTCTCGATTTCTACACCTTCTACCGCAACTATCTCGGCCACGTCGAACCGCGCATTGAACTGAAGCTGAAAGAGCGCGTGGTGCCGATTATGGAAGGCATGCTGACCGACGCCGGTTATGAAGAGGCGGCGGTAAATATTCCCAACCGCGGCTTTATCAAACAGCTGCCGGCGTTTATCGCGGTGGAGGTGCCGGCGATCGTCGACAAGAAGGGCATTCACGGCATTAAGGTGGAGATGCCGGCCGGTATCGGCGGGCTGCTCAGCAACCAGATTGCGGTGCACGACCTGACCGCCGAGGCGGTGATCAACGGTTCGCGCGATCTGGTGATCCAGGCGCTGCTGGTGGATTCGGTGAACGATAAGTGCCGCGCCATCCCGGAGCTGGTGGATCTGATGATCGCCCGCCAGAGCCC
- a CDS encoding LysR family transcriptional regulator, translated as MIVDKILRQFIEVAMFKNVSHAANKLCLSQPTLTHNMKKLEENLGVQLLERTSSGVTTTQYGELLLEQAQMMQRIYDNTLLKMAAIKARQAQSLRMGSGHAWWYMFVRDCFNRYREQHATVNIHIDLGNHLRLMDLLLGGDIDLFIGHEIQGLNPKAGITFLPLFATADTLFARQDHPLQGHAVRPDDLLDYPCVELTPDETRYQHMVADMQQKKLTRNRQHLAERVIWSTNSMMSAIDMVNDSDAVMLTYPRCMAGYFARYGIAPLNMESHNVCTVGMYLIREKADAPQVQQMLALMRQHIERLGPQLQ; from the coding sequence ATGATCGTGGACAAAATTCTGCGCCAGTTTATCGAAGTCGCCATGTTTAAAAATGTGAGTCATGCAGCAAACAAACTCTGCCTCAGCCAGCCGACGCTGACGCATAACATGAAGAAACTGGAAGAAAATCTGGGCGTGCAGCTGCTGGAGCGCACCTCCAGCGGCGTGACCACCACCCAGTATGGCGAGCTGCTGCTGGAGCAGGCGCAGATGATGCAGCGTATCTATGATAATACGCTGCTGAAGATGGCGGCGATCAAGGCGCGTCAGGCGCAGAGCCTGCGTATGGGCAGCGGCCACGCCTGGTGGTATATGTTCGTGCGCGACTGCTTTAACCGTTACCGCGAGCAGCACGCGACGGTCAATATCCATATTGACCTGGGCAACCACCTGCGGCTGATGGATCTGCTGTTAGGCGGTGATATCGACCTGTTTATCGGCCATGAAATTCAGGGGCTGAACCCGAAGGCCGGTATTACCTTTCTGCCGCTGTTCGCCACCGCCGACACGCTGTTCGCCCGTCAGGATCATCCGCTACAGGGGCACGCCGTGCGGCCGGACGACCTGCTGGATTACCCCTGCGTGGAGCTGACGCCGGATGAAACCCGCTATCAGCATATGGTGGCGGATATGCAGCAGAAGAAGCTGACGCGCAACCGCCAGCATCTGGCGGAGCGGGTGATCTGGTCCACCAACTCAATGATGTCAGCGATTGATATGGTAAATGATTCTGACGCGGTAATGCTGACCTATCCCCGCTGTATGGCCGGCTACTTTGCCCGCTACGGCATTGCGCCGCTGAATATGGAATCCCACAATGTGTGCACCGTGGGCATGTATCTGATACGGGAAAAGGCGGACGCGCCGCAGGTTCAGCAGATGCTGGCGCTGATGCGCCAGCATATCGAACGGCTGGGGCCGCAGCTTCAGTAG
- a CDS encoding DUF3772 domain-containing protein produces the protein MIRPLQIVLLLLVLFGLPLAPHSGYAAEEAQSAEQAELSQQDIAAALKNYQKELDDIKQQVSKATTDNQLSKLQERTQQLAANTEQFLTDLQPMQEKLKGQLDVLGPPPAPGAQAETAAVAQQRNSLNNSKKLLDDSVKRSQAIRGSAHELTQQIGDLRRVAFKSQLALNSGSVLSLSFWTPVIAPQPQDKQRLAEFAAELRAVWDASWQAPWRYGTAGLLLLAGVIWSLGRYFSEQALAWFSIRYLPDGRLRRSFTALGTALITLCTTALALNLLYQAFTRATELSSMLQDFADGFTRLGIFCALIAGLGRAFLSNRRPSWRLPAIDDTIAAGLRNFSPLLAALVLAFGTVELINNVIGASLGSAIFSNGLLAALMALVLLAITLRAHRLRQRSERQGEQLEKRSMIGGLAQLATLLVSLVVLLALLIGYISFARFLIYQAIWTTLVLMAFYFLIQFSTDVWSAIFSSHTASGRSLMRSLGLGERHLEQLTIVFTAAFKCGLLLLMIVALLNGTFGTTTPNSLLEKIVAILSGEGLKKLHIVPGNLINALICLLIGGYILRASSRWLNNELLPKTINDVGIRASLVTLFTNVGYVLLILITLAALGIQWNNLAWIVSALSVGIGFGLQEIVKNFISGLILLTERPVKVGDMIGIGGVEGDVRRINVRATEIQLSDRSTMIVPNSQLISQNVRNATMGNAQGVVTIALTFPTEIDPEQVRNLLLTAYQEYEAIQESPVPYVRFSQLGPEGIILSVTGYVASPRMVGATKSELLFNILKLLRQEQVHLSSPQEVVVMRQRQQQLTEDEEEQRS, from the coding sequence ATGATAAGGCCGTTACAGATCGTTCTGTTGCTACTGGTGCTGTTCGGGTTGCCGCTGGCGCCGCACAGCGGCTATGCCGCCGAAGAGGCGCAGTCTGCCGAGCAGGCCGAACTGAGCCAGCAGGATATTGCCGCAGCGCTGAAAAACTATCAAAAAGAGCTGGACGATATTAAGCAACAGGTTTCCAAAGCCACCACCGATAACCAACTGAGCAAGCTGCAGGAGCGTACGCAGCAGTTGGCGGCCAATACCGAACAGTTTCTGACCGACCTGCAGCCGATGCAGGAGAAACTGAAAGGGCAGCTGGATGTGCTCGGCCCGCCGCCGGCGCCGGGCGCGCAGGCGGAAACCGCCGCGGTGGCGCAACAGCGTAACAGCCTGAACAACAGCAAAAAGCTGCTGGATGACTCGGTAAAACGTTCGCAGGCCATTCGCGGCAGCGCCCATGAGCTGACGCAGCAGATCGGCGATTTACGCCGCGTGGCGTTCAAGTCTCAACTGGCGCTGAATTCCGGCAGCGTGCTCAGCCTGTCGTTCTGGACGCCGGTGATTGCGCCGCAGCCGCAGGACAAACAGCGCCTGGCGGAGTTCGCCGCTGAACTGCGCGCCGTCTGGGACGCCAGCTGGCAGGCGCCGTGGCGTTACGGCACCGCCGGCCTGCTGCTGTTGGCCGGGGTGATCTGGTCGCTGGGACGCTATTTCTCCGAACAGGCGCTCGCCTGGTTCAGCATCCGCTATCTGCCGGACGGCCGCCTGCGCCGCAGCTTTACCGCGCTCGGCACCGCGCTGATTACGCTGTGCACCACCGCGCTGGCGCTTAATCTGTTGTATCAGGCGTTCACCCGCGCGACCGAACTGTCATCGATGCTGCAGGACTTTGCCGACGGTTTCACCCGTCTGGGCATCTTCTGCGCGCTGATCGCCGGTCTGGGAAGGGCATTTTTGTCCAACCGTCGTCCCTCCTGGCGTCTGCCTGCCATTGACGACACCATCGCCGCCGGCCTGCGTAACTTCTCGCCGCTGCTGGCGGCGCTGGTGCTGGCGTTCGGCACGGTCGAACTGATTAACAACGTGATTGGCGCCAGCCTTGGCTCCGCCATTTTCAGCAACGGCCTGCTGGCTGCGCTGATGGCGCTGGTGCTGTTGGCGATAACGCTGCGCGCCCATCGTCTGCGGCAGCGCAGCGAACGCCAGGGCGAACAGCTGGAAAAACGCTCGATGATCGGCGGACTGGCGCAGCTTGCCACGCTGCTGGTGTCGTTAGTGGTGCTGTTGGCGCTGCTCATCGGTTATATCTCGTTTGCCCGTTTCCTGATTTATCAGGCGATCTGGACGACGCTGGTGCTGATGGCGTTCTATTTCCTGATTCAGTTCTCCACCGACGTCTGGAGCGCCATTTTCTCGTCGCATACCGCCAGCGGCCGTTCGCTGATGCGCTCGCTCGGCCTTGGCGAGCGCCATCTGGAACAGCTGACCATCGTCTTTACCGCCGCCTTTAAGTGCGGGCTGTTGCTGCTGATGATCGTGGCGCTGCTCAACGGCACCTTCGGCACCACCACGCCGAACTCGCTGCTGGAAAAAATCGTCGCCATTCTCAGCGGCGAAGGGCTGAAAAAGCTGCATATCGTGCCCGGTAATCTGATTAACGCGCTGATTTGCCTGCTGATAGGCGGCTATATTCTGCGCGCCAGCAGCCGCTGGCTGAATAACGAACTGCTGCCGAAAACCATTAACGACGTCGGTATTCGCGCCTCGCTGGTGACGCTGTTCACCAACGTCGGCTATGTGCTGCTGATTCTGATCACGCTGGCCGCGCTGGGCATCCAGTGGAATAACCTGGCCTGGATCGTCAGTGCGCTGTCGGTGGGTATCGGTTTCGGCCTGCAGGAGATTGTGAAGAACTTCATTTCCGGCCTGATTCTGCTGACCGAACGGCCGGTGAAAGTCGGAGATATGATCGGCATCGGCGGCGTGGAGGGGGACGTACGGCGCATCAACGTGCGCGCCACCGAGATCCAGCTCAGCGACCGTTCCACCATGATCGTGCCGAACTCGCAGCTGATTTCGCAGAACGTGCGTAACGCCACCATGGGCAACGCGCAGGGGGTAGTGACCATCGCGCTGACCTTCCCGACCGAGATCGACCCCGAGCAGGTGCGCAACCTGCTGCTGACCGCCTACCAGGAATATGAGGCGATTCAGGAGTCGCCGGTGCCTTATGTGCGCTTCAGCCAGCTCGGCCCGGAGGGCATTATCCTCAGCGTTACCGGCTATGTCGCCAGCCCGCGCATGGTCGGCGCCACCAAAAGCGAGCTGCTGTTCAATATCCTCAAGCTGTTGCGTCAGGAGCAGGTGCATCTCTCCAGTCCGCAGGAGGTGGTGGTCATGAGGCAGCGCCAGCAGCAGCTGACGGAGGATGAGGAGGAACAACGCTCCTGA
- a CDS encoding carbohydrate ABC transporter permease, with translation MKRDTQPLSLTVAHPPLEKRAQTRRKLNYQQKRSRIAWLLVAPALLLLLAVAGWPLLRTLFYSFTDAMLDMPGEWRFVGFANYLDLADERSYGVLADPLWWQAVGNTLRFSLLSVSLELLFGMLLALLMNQKFRGQGLVRTAILVPWAIPTIVSAKMWGWMFHDQYGVVNDLLLKIGLIDTPLAWVAEPGLSMWAVVIADVWKTTPFMALMLLAALQLIPGDLYEAARVDGANAWQRFRRITLPLIMPAMIVALIFRVMDALRVFDLIYVLTSNSEATVSVSGYARDQMVSYQEMGAGSAASVLVFMMVAGIAACFLTLSRLNDKEKRA, from the coding sequence ATGAAACGCGATACGCAACCTTTGTCTCTGACGGTGGCCCATCCTCCGCTGGAAAAGCGCGCGCAAACGCGCCGTAAACTGAATTATCAGCAAAAACGCAGCCGCATCGCCTGGCTGCTGGTCGCGCCCGCCTTGCTGTTACTGTTGGCGGTCGCCGGCTGGCCGCTGCTGCGCACGCTGTTTTACAGCTTTACCGACGCCATGCTGGATATGCCGGGCGAATGGCGCTTTGTCGGTTTCGCCAACTATCTCGATCTGGCTGACGAACGCAGCTACGGCGTGCTGGCGGACCCGCTGTGGTGGCAGGCGGTGGGCAATACGCTGCGCTTCAGTCTGTTGTCGGTGTCGCTGGAGCTGCTGTTCGGCATGCTGCTGGCGCTGTTGATGAATCAGAAATTCCGTGGGCAGGGATTGGTGCGCACCGCCATTCTGGTGCCGTGGGCCATTCCGACCATCGTTTCCGCCAAAATGTGGGGCTGGATGTTCCACGACCAGTACGGCGTGGTGAACGACCTGCTGCTGAAAATCGGTCTGATCGATACGCCGCTGGCCTGGGTGGCCGAGCCGGGGCTGTCGATGTGGGCGGTGGTAATCGCCGACGTGTGGAAAACCACGCCGTTTATGGCGCTGATGCTGCTGGCGGCGCTGCAGCTGATTCCCGGCGATCTGTATGAGGCGGCGCGGGTGGACGGCGCCAACGCCTGGCAGCGCTTCCGCCGCATTACGCTGCCGCTGATTATGCCGGCGATGATCGTGGCGCTGATCTTCCGGGTAATGGATGCGCTGCGGGTATTTGACCTGATCTACGTGCTGACCTCCAACAGCGAGGCCACGGTATCGGTCTCCGGCTATGCCCGCGACCAGATGGTCAGCTACCAGGAGATGGGTGCCGGTTCGGCCGCTTCGGTACTGGTCTTTATGATGGTGGCCGGCATCGCCGCCTGCTTCCTGACGCTGTCCCGTCTGAACGATAAGGAGAAACGCGCATGA
- a CDS encoding serine protease translates to MRYSSVDFYPHLPVTTLAPSWIQQNATTRLSEKWQKALVSFFVRKAHSVKEAQLIGSGFLYMLGGVQPCIFTASHVVNELLQGDTPFFSINGEKFRFRNLEYYHNEQQDYAVIPFSQEMLAAERGYTLFRGEERALLSKTSSFVIMGYPSNRNRLHVDRNNDGLYLQNLTFHHFSYDTDSEDIYFAFDPKAKKSGFTYEQASSRTSLSSLAGMSGSVIAQIMEHQITGDFTLRAVGIFKEQPKKRQGKDKFLVGCTLIQFADEVNDLIRLRTIMRSEA, encoded by the coding sequence ATGCGCTATTCATCCGTGGATTTTTATCCACACCTGCCGGTTACTACGCTGGCGCCGTCATGGATTCAGCAAAACGCCACCACCCGGCTGTCGGAAAAGTGGCAAAAAGCGCTGGTTTCTTTTTTTGTCAGAAAAGCGCACAGCGTCAAGGAGGCGCAGCTTATCGGCAGCGGTTTTTTATATATGCTCGGCGGTGTTCAACCCTGCATCTTCACCGCGTCGCACGTGGTCAACGAACTGCTCCAGGGCGATACCCCTTTCTTTTCGATCAACGGTGAGAAATTCCGCTTCCGCAACCTGGAGTACTACCATAACGAGCAGCAGGACTATGCGGTGATTCCCTTCAGTCAAGAGATGCTGGCCGCCGAGCGCGGCTATACGCTGTTTCGCGGCGAGGAGCGGGCGCTGCTGAGTAAAACCTCCTCATTCGTCATTATGGGCTACCCATCCAACCGAAACCGGCTGCACGTGGATCGCAACAATGACGGGCTATACCTGCAAAACCTCACCTTCCACCATTTCAGTTACGACACGGACAGCGAGGACATCTATTTTGCCTTCGACCCGAAGGCAAAAAAAAGCGGCTTTACCTATGAACAGGCGAGTAGCCGTACCTCGCTCTCTTCGCTGGCCGGCATGAGCGGCAGCGTGATAGCCCAGATAATGGAACATCAGATCACCGGGGATTTTACGCTGCGCGCGGTGGGTATCTTTAAAGAGCAGCCGAAAAAACGGCAGGGAAAGGATAAATTTTTGGTGGGATGTACGCTGATTCAGTTTGCCGATGAGGTGAACGACCTGATCCGGCTGAGGACGATTATGCGTAGTGAGGCGTGA
- the mgtS gene encoding protein MgtS yields the protein MGNMTVFLGFLGLISTLGLLAAYMSTKWDD from the coding sequence ATGGGAAACATGACGGTATTTCTCGGCTTTCTGGGCCTGATCAGCACCCTGGGACTGCTGGCAGCCTATATGAGCACCAAATGGGACGACTAA
- a CDS encoding ABC transporter substrate-binding protein yields MRKLLLNLTACSLALLPALAQADTLRMECSPSKEGREFCHYVKQRFEAQTGHTLTFIDLPRASDEKLSLFQQLFAARDANAIDLFQADTVWIGVLNKHLLDLTPYVGDMQQDFFPAAWRNDMVNGRVKAIPAYMDTGALYYRKDLLEKYGEQPPKTWAELTRIAARIQQAERENGHKGLWGLVFQGKSYEGLTCNALEWVASQGGGTFIDADGNITINNPRAARALEMAAGWVGTIAPPGVLGYMEEEGRALFQNGDAVFMRNWLYAYVLTQDKSSAIRGKVGVMPVPGGVDGQSVSTLGGWQWAISSYTKNPQAAVALLKIVSDAESQKKAQALLGWAPSRQALYQDPQVLAQAPYLATFSGILAKATPRPATQTQRKYAQVSKAIYNTSFNVLRRDSDGADAVQTLQARLERIRARGWR; encoded by the coding sequence ATGAGAAAACTGTTGTTAAACCTGACCGCCTGCTCATTGGCGTTGCTGCCGGCGCTGGCGCAGGCCGATACGCTGAGGATGGAGTGCTCGCCCAGCAAAGAAGGACGTGAGTTTTGCCATTACGTCAAACAGCGTTTTGAAGCCCAGACCGGGCACACCCTGACCTTTATCGATTTACCCCGCGCCTCTGACGAGAAGCTGTCGCTGTTTCAGCAGTTGTTTGCCGCCAGAGACGCCAACGCCATCGATCTGTTCCAGGCCGACACGGTGTGGATCGGCGTGCTCAATAAACATCTGCTCGATCTCACGCCATACGTCGGCGATATGCAACAGGACTTCTTTCCCGCCGCCTGGCGCAACGACATGGTGAACGGCCGCGTTAAGGCGATTCCCGCCTATATGGACACCGGCGCGCTCTACTACCGCAAAGACCTGCTGGAGAAGTACGGCGAACAGCCGCCGAAAACCTGGGCCGAGCTGACGCGTATCGCCGCGCGCATTCAGCAGGCGGAGCGTGAGAACGGGCATAAAGGCCTCTGGGGTCTGGTGTTTCAGGGCAAATCTTATGAAGGGCTGACCTGCAACGCGCTGGAGTGGGTGGCGTCGCAGGGCGGCGGCACCTTTATCGACGCCGACGGCAACATCACCATCAACAATCCGCGCGCGGCGCGGGCGCTGGAGATGGCCGCCGGCTGGGTCGGCACCATCGCGCCGCCCGGCGTGCTGGGCTATATGGAGGAAGAGGGGCGCGCGCTGTTTCAGAACGGTGATGCGGTGTTTATGCGCAACTGGCTGTACGCCTATGTGCTGACGCAGGATAAAAGCAGCGCGATACGCGGCAAAGTGGGCGTGATGCCGGTGCCGGGCGGCGTCGACGGCCAGTCGGTCAGCACCCTGGGCGGCTGGCAATGGGCGATCAGCAGCTACACCAAAAATCCGCAGGCGGCGGTGGCGCTGCTGAAAATCGTCAGCGATGCCGAATCGCAGAAAAAAGCGCAGGCGCTGCTGGGCTGGGCGCCGTCACGCCAGGCGCTGTATCAGGATCCGCAGGTGCTGGCGCAGGCGCCGTATCTGGCAACCTTCAGCGGCATTCTGGCCAAGGCCACGCCGCGGCCGGCAACCCAGACGCAACGCAAATACGCCCAGGTCTCCAAGGCGATTTACAACACCTCATTCAACGTATTGCGTCGCGATAGCGATGGCGCCGATGCCGTGCAGACGCTGCAGGCGCGTCTGGAACGCATTCGCGCCCGGGGATGGCGCTAA